In the Uranotaenia lowii strain MFRU-FL chromosome 1, ASM2978415v1, whole genome shotgun sequence genome, TATTTATTTGTACTgttgaaatagtttttaatCATAATGTGTGTAGATATTCAGATAGCCTGGTcttaaaaccttttaaaattttgtgatcgATTTTGGACATTAATGTTGAGTAAACTGACGttacgaacaaaaaaaatgttttaatgctTTGGCTCTTGCTGGTCAGCTTATTCCCTCCCAACCACAGTGTACAAAGAGTGATCGGTTGACTAATAAGGTCAAAAGAGGATTGAATCATAAACAAATGTAAACTGGGTTTAGTCTGTGGTCGCCTATTGTTTTATGAGAAGGTCAGTAATTTAAAGGTAATTCAAAGGACTTTCTAAATTGTTGTTTCGTTTGTTatgataataatattttttcaggttttattTCCGACACATTATCAGCATGATGGCATTCGTGTTTAGGTAATAATGTATTGAATCAATCAAGTTTTCTTTACCCTGGGTAATAGAGTTTGATGATTTGAAGTCTTAATGTGCTGTACCTGTTCTGTAGGTATGTATGTTCAGTACTTAAAAGCTATCCGGCAAACTACGACATCAAGGAAAAGTGTCCTAATCAACGGCGCTTCATGCTGGAACTCCCTGCCTTTATCGAGAAGGCAGGCTAGTTCACTGGCTGCTTCCAAAACGGCCTTGAACCGAGTTTAGCTgataagtttgtttttcttttagttattaaaacaaaaagtaagatatttttaagaataattaaaaataacaatataaCAATTGTTGTTTCCCATAACCTGACTATAAAGTTAATTGAAACTAACAGGCTGCGTTGAAGTTGATAatcaataaattacaaatttcaaatgtagaaaagaAGCAATTTAGTAACGGTATTCAAGCgggtttttgttttcttcaaatttcaactcCGGTGTCAAGTTCTAATGTTCAGATTGTATGTCTTGTTAATATCAACATGACTGTTAGTAAATGTGCGAtacttaacactaaacataccgacactttgtatatacctattcataccgcgagcggtcaaatgacggcaaacaccgttttcgctaaaactcccttgtttctcaaccgatttctaccaaatttatagttttgaaaagcttataattcgactcaaatatgtttctcagacaattttcagctacaatcaataacttgaaggttatttacagtacaagaaaaatgttatgaaaaaacatgcttcaggacaaaggttgtaaatcagttattaagggctcgaaaaaaatttcacttagtgcctgagaaagctgaagttagaagctttatgttgcacatatggaaaaaaaaatttaaaaattttctaagatcatggccacaaaaaatgtaaaaaagttgtgtaaaacccgtacttttcaatcaatcaactgccaaagctgttcctgttacagtagaaaattttgaaaaagtgaattgaaaagtagacgtaatttgtcacattttggcatctttagatttttaaaatactaaatacataatttttgacggcttttcaaaggtagttattttgcgaactttttatgaatctggattttctgagacaatccctacacccaaattcagctttgcactggattttgagtacgttaacgtatagtttaggcaataaaactatatgcaaaagaaagcaaatttcatgccggttctagtgatgtaactgcattggcggtgcaatgctttacaaaaatataataaatatatttctgaaagtaaaactataaaatttgagctaatgcttgtttgttttttcgtttcttttcatccgtcttcgtgtgcaaaatagctttgagatattaccacccactgcgcccgtctgccaagcaagaatttttgctgtcttctcaaaattcagaaactagttcactgttttatttgtcatatttttgccaagcattgcaccgccaatgcagttacaccactaaaACCagtatgaaataagctttcttttgcatatagttttattgcctaaaccttacgttaacgtactcaaaatccagtgcaaagctgagcttaggtgtaggaattgtcttagaaattccaaattgataaaaagttcgaaaaacagctacctttgaaaagtcgtcataaattatgtacttcgtatttcaaaaaatctaaagatgccaaaatgtgacaaattacgtctacttttcaattcactttttcaaaattttctactgtaacaggaacagctttggcggttgattgattgaaaagtacgggttttacacaacttttttacattttttgtagccatgatcttagaaaattttcaaaaaaattttccatatgtGTAACGACAACGAATTTTTACTGCCATACTTATCAGCAGCGGCTGTTAAGGCACAGGTTCCATGCCGGGTGGCCgataaatattggaaaataaggTAATGGTTGAAAGCCGCAGTCACGAGAGCtgatccgaatccgaatccggaTTGGAAAAACTGACAATCTACACCGAAGCGGTCGAAACTGTTCTTTTGATGGTCCACTGAGAAGCCGCCGGTGTGGTTGCTCAAAATTTCACCCGCTGAGAGGAAGAGGgaagatttgaaataaaatttgaaataaaaatatgcttaaaaattctttatcaaaagtatgtttttttctcagttcccaaaaaaaactattctaaaCCACTTATATTTCTTAACCGTCTAGCTTCACAATCTTTTTTCTGTAATTGCTCGTATTCGTCAGTCGATAAAAGGAATACGATCGAAAAAAACGAGAATGCAAAATTCCCGGCCATTCAGTTTGTGTTTTAAAGCACAACAATTTACAACAAAGTTGAACTCCCAacaatttagttattttgaaataattttgttttctacaaCCGGCATTAAGCTTCAATAATTGCTTTAAACGTTCATGGTTCGCACCATCAGGCTTGCGTTCGACAGTCCATAGAaaaaatacgttcgatcgaaaacgggaATGCAATGTTTTGTTCGTacgaacgatgttcgaaagatcgaactgttttcattcgttcgaacgaaaacaagaatacgaaattgcctaactttcgaacgaatgtcattcgatcgaaaacaagaataagggtgatagcttctaacttcagctttctcaggcactaagtgaaatttttttcgagcacttaataactgatttacaacttttttcctgaagcatgtttttttcataaaatttttcttgtactgtaaataactttaaagttattgattgtagctgaaaattgtctgagaaacatatttgagtcgaattataagcttttcaaaactataaatttggtagaaatcggttgagaaacaagggagttttagcgaaaacggtgtttgccgtcatttgaccgctcgcggtatgaataggtataccacatacgttattcgaaaaccgtaacacttaaaaaaaatttaaaaacgcaaaaatacttgcatttcaaaaacaaaaatagtcctgtcgttaaatttgcgaaaaaacaattaaataaggcgtaatcatcgtttaaagttcaaaaaccgtcatttgaccgcctccggtacgtttagtgttaatgaAGAGTTGCAGCAACAGCAAACACTGAAACATATCCTTTGAAAAAGCGATAATATTTATGCTTATCTTAATTTTCAGCTTCGTTCCGATGTGACTCCGAAGACGTGCGAAAACTTTCGTGCTTTGTGCACCGGAGAGAAGGGATTCGGCTACAAGGGCTCCACATTCCACCGTGTGATTCCCAATTTCATGTGCCAGGGAGGTGATTTCCAAAACCACAACGGAACCGGAGGAAAGTCCATTTATGGCAATAAGTTCGAGGATGAGAACTTCACCCTAAAGCACACGGGACCCGGTATTATGTCGATGGCTAATGCTGGCCCCAATACAAACGGTTCTCAATTCTTTATCACCACTGTGAAAACTTCGTGGTTGGATGACCGCCACGTTGTTTTCGGAAGCGTTGTTGAGGGAATGGATGTCATTCGAAAGGTTGAGTCCTGTGGAAACCAATCGGGCAAGACCAGCAAGCAGATTGTTGTTGCTAACTGTGGacagctgtaattttttaacccCACTAATAGTTAAAATGAAATTCCCTTGCACAtgatcatgaaaaattgtaattttcatccattcgatttttgattttcctttGTTACGTATTTAACAagagttaaattttgtttattatgaatAGGCAGGACACTAATTGCAAACTCGTACAATCTAAATGCATTTCGttttttgaattgataaaaaataattcaccGGAAATTCCCATGTAACTGTTAGCGTgctgcaaaacaaaaaaataacgaaaccaatcgttccaaaaataaatgtgtaAGACTGCGTTCTCTATCGCGGTTGTTCTATTTTATAATTGAACAAGAAAGTCCCGTATTTTCTATCACCATTGGATTACTTTGCCCTCTTCAATAGTGGTGTGTAAGAAAGAACTGACAGGATGCTACTCGCTGTAGGGTTGAGATGTGGTGACGTAAGATTTTAGACTGTTCTTTGGAAAATCGTTCGTATCCAAGCGTGAATCTACTAAGCTTTTAGCTCTAAATGGTAACAATTTAgcaataaaacaagaaaaagtcCAATAAACTATCGTTTAAACCAAAAGCGTTAATGATTTGAAGAGAAATGTCTTATTGCCAGTGCCCTTGGTCACTATCTGCGAAATCCAGAAATCGTCGAAAGAAACCCAAATCAAGAAATCTCATTTAAGCTACCATAGAATAAAGACAAACTTTGGCCATTATCTCGCGTCGCGCATGAGGTGATGAAAGTCGAGTCACTCTAGTCACTGGTTTCcagctgggggaggaagactgaaatttgctgtaaggtacaccggggtaagtagggacgcggggtaagtggagacggtggctattaaaacaatactgtgaactactttttcaaacttttaatgcagaatgttaaatttacttgtaatctatccaataactgtaaaataGATACTGTTTCGACAATtgcggatgtttacggtgactttttgtaaattttctacttttaactacgatgtggagttgatgtgcatcgcaaatttctcgtaaactagctggctcttgacgaaaaactctacattgaaacaatccttacattcgtaacaaccagttaggaaaagaaacgacggttaaaaatttagaaaaaagggtttatttacaaaaatctaaaattttgcttgatgtttacacatttttttcaattttctctccttcattcaatacaatttagctttatttagcactagctgattttacccggccttgctcgggttcacataaaacataaatcaaaatgagtcatttgactttttgaaattttgtaagctttttgttcatcatcataacCAATTagaccatgtttggccatgtaagCTATGtgagttttgttagtcttcttaaagttttaattgggattattagaaaaaattatcgttttcatattattgaactaatagtttttaggtttgctaatggaaatttgaactaatttcccttgaatgcttatcctttctatcacaaaaaaacatttcaatctaaggtttccaggttgcccggatttatccggtcCGGCctggtttcccggattttgttgcaaaaagcccgGAAACGTAACTTAAACTGagatttaattattaaaatttttcatttttacgttcaaatagaagttttaaatggcaagttttagaaataatcataacttgtgtttggaagcttgatatacaatttaaaatctgctgatgtggtttgttgaaaaaaaagtattgcaagtatatttctcgttattttaactgaataattccgcggtttgaccaagtttgccttgatatttgaacattttgaaatcaaatgctggattttgccaggtttttcgataaaattggctggatatgTCCGGATACGATACgttcggaaaaaaattctggcaaccttattttccaCCCACcattttaggaagcttgaattgcaTTACCCTTTTTTTAATCatcaaatgataaatttttttttaatcttttctatgtgttatctagtgaaaatccaaagtattaagcttgtaaaaaaatgtaaacacctcttttcaagatctccCCGTAGAATGGAAAACCTATTTAAGCtttatttctaaatagatttccgctgaaaccttataaaatacttcctctgcatgttttcaatgtgtttttttagttttcttataattggatggtagaatcgaacacatcgatgatcggtttttttagttttcttataattggatggtagaatcgaACATCATCGATGATCGATGATCGTACGTGTTAAGCATGTAGTCGATTGTTGTGTCACCCGATCAAGCCGCaaaataatttatgttttatacGCGTTTCTCTTGGGACAATACATTCGTTTCTTGTACTACCCGAACCGTCGAGCTGTGGCGCGACCGTGGAAAGCGGATTTCCGGCCGTATATCAGAGATCTCTGCGGaattttcctgtttggtgcaAACAAATCTCCTGATCCTTCTTTCCCGCTTCTTCAAGCTTCAGTAACGCAGTCGGCAGTGGTCCCAGTTTGCCAGACTATCATACTTAACTAAAAACAACTTGGATCGTCTGTTGTACCTTGGTGCATTGACAGACGGTCTGGCCCGAGGTAAAAGCACCAATTTCGCAAGCAATCAGTTTAGTACCTTAGCGCCTTTAACTGCAGTGTGGGCCCAGGTCAAAGCGCAAATTACCCAGCACCGTTGGTGGCTGAAGAGTTGTTCCCTGGCAAACTGGTTATACTTTCTATGACCATTCACTAATTATACAACGTCAGTTAGTGTAGCTACGTATATGTATCATGAGTAACGAAGATATCTGCCAAGTCTGCAGTCAGACAAATCCACCCTCAAAAGGAAAACGTTCATCTAAAACAAGCAAAGTCAATTGGATCTGTTGTGATAGTTGCTTGAAGTGGTTCCACTACCAATGTGTTGGAATCAAAGAATCCATGGTTGatgcaattcaaaatttctggTTCTTCTGCAAACCATGTTCGATTCAAGGAAACTTGATTGCCAAGCCTTCTGTCGATATCGTTACCCAGACCGACTGTTCATCTGATGACATCAAGCACCTCCAAACTAAAATCGACGAAATTAACGTTAGTTTGGCGAAGCTCCAGACTGAGGTTGAAACCACTAAACTGACCAACATAAAACAAGTGGACTCTCTCAGAAACAAAGTCAACAAAGTGAAGCAAATCGACGAACAACTGAACGAACATCGAAAATATGTTAGCGATATAGGCAACAAAATCGAAATGATCGAGGTCGGAGCCAAACTGCTTAACACTTATTCGCACGACATCAACTCGCACAGACTGGCACTCAACAAAATCCCTTACCAACAGGGAGAAAATGTGCACACCATCGTTGGACAAGTCCTAAATTTCCTAGACGCCACGCAAGAGGCGTCTCACGTAACTAGCTGCTTTCGAATAAAAGTAAATACATCCAAATGGTCTGACAGAACTCTGACACCGACGATAGTTATCGTGTTCAACAGCAGAGAGTCGAGGAAAAATGTGTTACggaaatactttgaaaaattccacagTGCTCGCCTCAGTCAACTCAATGTAGGCATATCACTAGAGTATCGTTTCACCTTAAATGAGATGCTTTCTGTCGGTACCTTTCGTATTAGAAACCTAGCGCTACGACTAAAGCAACAGAAAAACCTACGCTCAGTTTTTGTAAGAGACGACAAAGTATCTGTTCTCCTTCCAAACCACACCAAGTATACACCTGTGGAAAATATACCATCTCTCTTAGAACTCGTTAGGAACGACACCTGCTTGGACGAATCCATATTTTACGACGCAAGATCATCCAATGAGTCTACATCTTCGTTTGTTTAATAATCCTGCTGCACTACTACTACTGACGTTTCCCATTATACCATGCCACAAGTACAGAATAACCTACGTATAGGCAGGGAAGCAAATCCAACTGATCTGATACTGATAACTGATTTATCCCTAGTGTTACAAttagcgataaatatgagaaaGCGATTGCTTCTCATCTGTTTCCATTGACGATAAAGATAACTCGCTACACGTTATTTTGTCTCCGACGGTCCACCAACAGatgaaaaaatttcgaaatgctCCCACTGAAGCAAACCGGCTGAATCGATTATAACATCAGCAGAAAAGGCTAACTGAAATAGTTAAATAGATAtgtggtaaattttgaaatctcggGCGTAACGTCTAAAGAAGGCGCTCGTCGCGATGATTAATCAATGTTTGAAGGTTCTGGTAACTAGTAATAGTTAAAACAAATTAGTGATGATTAACGGCACgagtaccgcgagaaatgagTTTCGCTCCGATTAAGACTTGCGaaccctctagtgaaagggtttgacttgtagatgacggaAAAAAAGCGTCGCAAGagcgctagtacaagctactagtgttagtaccgcgagaaatcactttagctccgatttcaactttcgaccggtcaagtgaaagggtttgacttgtaggtgacggaAAAAAgcgtcgcgagatcgctagtacaagctactagtgttagtaccgcgagaaatcactttagctccgatttcaattttcgaccggtcaagtggaagggtttgacttgtagatgacgaaaaaaagtgtcgcgagatcgctagtacaagctactagtgttagtaccgcgagcaatcagtttagctccgatttcaactttcgaccggtcaagtaaaagggtttgacttgtaggtgacgaaaaaaagtgtcgcgagttcgctagtacaagatactagtgttagtaccgcgagaaattagtttagctccgatttcaattttcgaccggtcaagtggaagggtttgacttgtaaatGGCGAGAAATAGTTatgcgagttcgctagtacaagctactagtgttagtaccacgagaaGTTTCTCGTTGTAATCGGAGTTAGTTTAAACTagttagtttagctccgatttcaactttcaaccggtcaagtgaaaggctttgacttctaggtgacgaaaatttgaaacGCGAGTTCGATTGACCAAGATACTAGTGTCATTACTAGTAGGAATAATCTACTAGTACTAGTTGTACAAGCTTGTATCAAGAAACTGCTCAAATAAATTCTCATCAATTTCTTCCCTTTTAATAATCGGGTCGCAACTATCGTCGAGCTAACCTATTTTCTGTCGGTTTTAactctagtagcttgtactagcggaTTCACGACACTAGATGTCGTCCCTACAAGTCAAATCCTTTCACGagaggggtcgaaagttgagatcggagctaaactgatttctcgcggtactaacactagtagcttgtactagcgatctcgcgacactttttttcgtcatctacaagtcaaaccctttcactagaggggtcgcaagttgaaatcggagttaaactaatttctcgcggtactaacactagtagcttgtactagagATCTCgtgacactttttttcgtcatctacaagtcaaaccctttcactagaggggtcgcaagttgaaatcggagctaaactaatttctcgcggtactaacactagtagcttgtactagcgatctcgcgacaccttttttcgtcatctacaagtcaaacccttccacttgaccggtcgaaaattgaaatcggagctaaactaatttctcgcggtactaacactagtagcttgtactagcgatctcgtgacactttttttcgtcatctacaagtcaaaccctttcacttgaccggttgaaagttgaaatcggagctaaactaatttctcgcggtactaacactagtagcttgtactagagATCTCgtgacactttttttcgtcatctacaagtcaaacccttccactagaggggtcgcaagttgaaatcggagctaaactaatttctcgcggtactaacactaggagcttgtactagcgatctcgcgacactttttttcgtcatctacaagtcaaacccttccacttgaccggtcgaaaattgaaatcggagctaaacttatttctcgcggtactaacactagtagcttgtactagcgatctcgcgacactttttttcgtcatctacaagtcaaaccctttcacttgactggtcgCATGTTGAATTCGGAGCTAAACTGATtgctcgcggtactaacactagtagcttgtactagcgatctcgcgacactttttttcgtcatctacaagtcaaaccctttcactagaggggtcgcaagttgaaatcggagctaaactaatttctcgcggtactaacactagtagcttgtactagcgatctcgcgacaccttttttcgtcatctacaagtcaaacccttccacttgaccggtcgaaaattgaaatcggagctaaactaatttctcgcggtactaacactagtagcttgtactagcgatctcgtgACActtcggtatcaaattttgaatacggcgaatgcgccaagacctttgttttgagaaaaacgcattccaagtttcagaaaataaaatcaatttcctatttagctgcgtacaatcattttcctaaagaagtcgctaaaatgctttcaaattggtTTAATTTCAACACTCGATCGATAAATATAGCTTTTCCGTACTAATTaccacaaaaaattaataaatataactgtgggcccttttaccacagactggtgctctcattttgttcattcgccaaattggagtgcccttttgaattgcagaatgactattcgccttttggatcactctttaaagaagcaatattcaagcaaatttcggcttgaaagcgggtccaaatgatcacgttaacacattagcacattcaacgatcttataaatactgatgtgtgcatctcctcgtcctggaaatttttttttcgaaaacttcaatgccctttttccatctcgaaataactattggcccttttgttcgcgacgaaattttgaggggaaatgggcgaatgaactgtgggattacacactcataaaaaaagctattcgccttatttaaaaaattaaatttaacttcactaaaataagaaaaattgataggagatcatattttcggatgtaaaatgaatagtttaacgcatttatgtgattatctggatttgtttacagttggcgcattcgccgtattcaaaattcgataccgactttttttcgtcatctacaagtcaaacccttccacttgactggtcgcaagttgaattcggagctaaactaatttctcgcggtactaacactagtagcttgtactagcgatctcgcgacactttttttcgtcacctacaagtcaaacccttttactagacGGGTCGCAAATTACAGTCGGAGGTTTAATGAACGAAACCATCTattgaattaaacaaataaatctgAATGCAAAAAATGACCAATCTTTTCTTGTTACTACTTGCGAGGAAGGGAGAACCCGCATAAATAAGAATTGTAACCATACGATTTGTGAAATAATCAAACGACGATTTGATTAAgcgtaaaaaaatttttagcaaacgattattcaAACTGTGGAAAACATTGGTTGAAGTGTGAATTCCGAATTCACAgtctttttaatatgtcgttaggttatgtaattgttaaaaaccGTTCAAACACTTATATGGAGAAACTGTTCTACAAACAGTTGAGATAATGTAAACAAGCCGCGACCAGAAACGTTTTTTCTGCATTGAACTGTTATTTCTATAGTTTTCCTTAAAGTTCTCTTGTATCTAAACATTTATAGTTAAAGTTATGAAAAGATTTCACAAATCGTTCTTCCAACGTTACAAAAACGGTATTCGGAACCGTGTGTGAATAAATCACTCACACATATACAAATGTTTTTAGAGTTTAAGAattccaataaataaaaaaacttcttttctctatttacaaatattttattcacatttttcagCTTATTACATAGTCGAATGCCACAAGAAGATCTCTCAAATGGTGTTTCCGTAACATTTGTGGCagcaaagatgaaaaaaaaaaatgaaattattggtGCTTCCGCCCACGCTTCCAGGGCCGAGATACCTACCTTGTAGGCACCGTCGTACTGGGTCGCTTCCTCGCCTAGCAGGAACACCTTCTCGTCCCGCTCCATCTCTTCGTCCAGGGCCGAGTTGAGGGCATCGCGGACGGTGAGCTGCTGAGCCGAAAGGACTTTCGAGGTCGAGATCGAACGACGCCCGATTCCTCGCAGAACACTGGAAGCCAGCATCATTTTCACCGATCCAAAGAGATTTTACAGAACAAACCACACGACACGGCGACAGAAAACTGCTAAAAAGTGCGCTCTCCGAAACTACCATAAGCACAAGTGCCTTATC is a window encoding:
- the LOC129752043 gene encoding peptidyl-prolyl cis-trans isomerase-like yields the protein MALGFITRLPAVFASRSIVSHCSAYRTVPSFSGGYLVQQVCNYAKKVNMGLPRCFFDLTADGSPLGRVVIELRSDVTPKTCENFRALCTGEKGFGYKGSTFHRVIPNFMCQGGDFQNHNGTGGKSIYGNKFEDENFTLKHTGPGIMSMANAGPNTNGSQFFITTVKTSWLDDRHVVFGSVVEGMDVIRKVESCGNQSGKTSKQIVVANCGQL